The Orrella daihaiensis genome contains the following window.
CCTCAAACACCTCCTCTAACATGAGCGGTGGCATACAGACGACAGCCAAATCAAGCCGACTACCTGGCTTGACACCAGCAAGCGTTGCGGGGAAGTCAGGCAACTGACCAGGCTCGGCATCTACTCGGGTAGTATTTGCCCGAATGCCCGAGGGTAAGGCTTGGAACACTGGCAGTGGATTGTCACTGACAATCAGCAGACTTTTGGGCTGAAACAGCGGGTCGAGTTTGTGGCGAAACATGATGTCGGCTTCAGGCAGCTGTTATTTAATTCTGCCTCTAAAATATGAATATTTTGATACTAACAGCACTATGTTGCGCCGCAACATGCTCTAAGTCAAATAAAAGTCAGTTTTGTGTCAGTTTTATGCGAGGCATTTTGTTCGATCTTGTCGGTTTCTAGCTAGCAACCTTTGTGCCGGATCAAATTTCTGAAGCAATGCTTCAATATGCCTGCAGCAGACGCTTTCCAAACACTCTCTATATATTGATGTCATTTCTGCACATTGCACCGGACAGAGCGAACCATCCATGACTGAACTCTCAAATCAAACCTCTCGCGTACGTACCCGCTTTGCACCCTCGCCCACTGGCTTTCTGCATTTAGGGGGTGCGCGCACCGCGTTATACAGCTGGGCTTATGCCAAGCATTTCGGTGGCGACTTCATTTTGCGGATTGAAGACACGGATCTCGAGCGCTCAACGCCAGAAGCAGTGCAAGCCATTCTTGATGGCATGGCATGGCTGGGCTTTACCCCCGATGAAGGTCCGTTCTACCAAATGCAGCATATGGATCGGTATCGAGAAGTGATCGCTCAGATGCTCGAAAGCGGCACGGCCTACTACTGCTACAGCTCGCCTGAGGAAGTGGATGCCATGCGCGAGGCAGCCAAAGCGCGCGGGGATAAGCCCCGTTATGACGGTACTTGGCGCCCTGAGCCCGGCAAAACCCTGCCCCCCATTCCCGAAGGTCGCAAGCCCGTGGTACGGTTTAAAAACCCTGAGTCCGGCGTCACTTGCTGGGATGATTTGGTCAAAGGCACCATCAGCATCCGCAATGAAGAGCTCGATGACCTGATCATCGCGCGCCCCGACGGCACACCCACCTACAATTTCTGCGTAGTAGTCGATGACTGGGACATGGGCATCACCCACGTGCTGCGTGGAGATGATCATGTTAATAACACCCCGAGACAAATCAATATCCTCAAGGCACTTGGCGCACCCATTCCGACCTACGGGCACGTGCCGATGATCCTCGGACCCGATGGGCAAAAGCTGTCCAAACGCCACGGTGCGGTCAGCGTCATCGAATACGACAAAGCGGGCTACCTGCCCGAGGCCATGGTGAACTACTTGGCGCGACTCGGTTGGAGCCACGCTGACGATGAAATCTTTAGTCGTGAACAACTCATTCAATGGTTTGACGGCCACAATCTGTCAAGATCAGCCGCGCAGTGGGACCCCAAAAAGCTGAACTGGGTGAATGCGCACTATATAAAAGAGGCTAGCAATCAATGGCTAGCCAAGGAAATACGGGGCCGAATCATTGCGCGAGAAGGCGACCCCGATTCGGTTGACTTGCCAGCTGCGGTCAGTTTGCTCAAGGATCGTAGTGAAACACTCGAACAATTGGCCGAGGCAGCCATGCTGTTTTGTGGACAAGCAAAACAGCCAGATCCAGAGCTTATTGCCAAGCATATGACGCTAGAGGCCAAACAAGCCGTGGCTGATTTTTGGGCAAAGAGTCAAGCCACCGAATGGACCAGTAGCGAAATCGGATCAGCCATCAAGACAACTTTGGCAGAGCATGGCCTAAAAATGCCGCAAATTGCCATACCTCTGCGACTAATCGTGGCGGGAACCCCACAAACACCCGCCATTGATGCCGTGCTCGAACTCATGGGTCGCGAGCGCGTTGGCCAAAGACTGCGGGCATTTGGGCTTGTGACTGACTAATCAGTGCGGGAATACCCGTACGACTTTCGAGGTAACCAACTGTTGCTCCTAAGGCGAGTAAACACTAGAATTTGTGAACGAATCGTAGAAATACACAACATCTAGTGTTTTATGTCTCACGAATGTCGCGTCTGGCTCGCGGCATTTTTACGCCAACACAGGCTTTCCGCACACGGTGAGCCGTGTCCTTAAGCAGGAGTCCACATGCAAGTTGCCAACACCGCCCCCACCGCCGATCCAGTCGGTCAAATACCGACACCCCCCGCCGCTGCGCCAACCACGCCACAGAGCACCTGGGCACACTACAGCATCATTCGACGTAATGGTGCTGTGGTTGGGTTTGAGCCCAGCAAAATCGCGATCGCCATGACCAAGGCATTCCTGGCCGTCAACGGCGGCCAAGGTGCGGCGTCTGCCCGTGTGCGCGAACTTGTCGAGCAACTGACGCATCAAGTAGTCAACGCCCTGGTGCGTGGCCGTCCAAATGGCGGGACATTTCACATCGAAGATGTACAAGACGCTGTTGAACTAGCGCTCATGCGCTCCGGCGAGCACGATGTAGCCCGTGCTTACGTGCTGTACCGCGAGCGACGCGCCCAAGAGCGCGCCGCCGAGCGGGCCAAATCGGGCGCACCGGAGCAAGCACCGGTTGAGCACACATTCAATGTCACCGACAACGGTGTTACCAAGCCACTAGATATGGCCAAATTGAAGGCCACCATCGAGGCTGCAGGCGAAGGACTTGGCGAGTTTGTGGACACTGAGCTGATCCTGAAGGAGACCTTAAAAAACCTCTACGACGGTGTGCAAATTGAAGAGGTCTATAAATCAGCGATTCTCGCGGCCCGGGTGCTAGTAGAGAAAGACCCAGCCTACAGCAAGGCAACGGCACGACTGTTGTTGCACAGTATCCGTAAAGAAGTACTGGATCAGGAAGTCTCGCAAGAGGCGATGGCAAAGGAATACGCTAATTATTTCCCCAAATTTATTAAAAAGGGCGTTGAAGGTGGGTTACTCAATCCCGAACTGGCCCAGTTTGACTTAAAGCGTCTTGGTGAGGCACTAGATAGCAAGCGTGATCTGCAGTTTGATTACTTGGGCTTGCAAACTTTGTATGACCGCTACTTCTTGCACATCAAGGGCCAGCGCATCGAGCTGCCCCAAGTGTTCTTCATGCGAGTCGCCATGGGCCTGGCTTTACGCGAGATTGACCGCGAAGCCCGTGCCGTTGAGTTTTATGAGATTTTGTCGAGCTTTGACTTCATGAGCTCCACACCGACTCTCTTTAATTCAGGCACATTGCACTCGCAGCTCTCGTCTTGCTATCTGACTACCGTATCCGACGATCTGGATGGCATCTATGAAGCCATCAAAGAAAACGCGCTGCTGGCGAAATACGCGGGCGGCCTAGGCAACGACTGGACACCCGTGCGCGCCATGCGAAGCCACATCAAAGGTACGAATGGAGAAAGTCAGGGCGTGGTGCCATTCCTGAAAGTGGTCAACGACACCGCCGTTGCAGTCAACCAGGGCGGCAAGCGCAAAGGTGCGGTGTGCTGCTACCTCGAGACCTGGCACCTGGACATCGAGGAATTTCTTGAGCTGCGCAAAAACACCGGGGATGAGCGTCGCCGCACACACGACATGAATAGCGCCAACTGGATTCCAGACCTGTTCATGAAACGCGTGATGGAGGGTGGCGATTGGACGCTATTCTCGCCCTCTGACTGCCCGGATCTGCATGACAAGTTTGGTGACGAATTCGAGAAAGCCTACGTTGCCTACGAAGACAAAGCAGCTCGGGGAGAGCTCACGCTGTTTAAAAAGATGCCAGCATTAAATCTCTGGCGTCGTATGCTGTCGATGCTGTTTGAAACCGGTCATCCCTGGATTACGTTCAAGGATCCATGCAACATCCGTTCACCGCAGCAGCATGCGGGTGTGGTTCACAGCTCCAACCTGTGCACAGAAATCACGCTGAACACCAATGATTCCGAGATCGCTGTTTGCAACCTCGGCTCAATCAATCTCGTTGCACATCTCAAAGAAGATGGACAGGGTGGCCACACGCTTGATCACGACAAACTGCAAAAGACCATCAATACCGCGATGCGCATGCTCGATAACGTGATTGACATTAACTACTATGCGGTAAAGAAGGCTCGCAATTCAAACCTGCGTCACCGCCCGGTAGGCATGGGCATCATGGGCTTCCAAGATTGCTTGCACGTGATGCGTGTTCCTTATGCATCGCAAGCGGCAGTCGAGTTTGCTGATCGTTCAATGGAAGCGGTTTGCTATTACGCATACAGCGCATCAAGCGATCTGGCTGCTGAACGCGGCCGTTATGAAAGCTACGATGGCTCGTTGTGGTCGCGTGGCATCTTGCCGCAAGACACACTTGCGATGTTGCGTGAACAACGAGGTGGCTACGTTGAAGTAGATGAATCGAGCACGATGGATTGGGATTCGTTGCGTGCACGCATCAAACAACAGGGTATGCGCAACTCAAATTGCATTGCAATTGCCCCAACTGCAACAATTTCAAATATCATCGGTGTATCAGCGTGCATCGAACCTACTTATCAAAACTTGTACGTCAAATCGAACCTATCCGGCGAGTTCACTGTAGTTAATGACTACCTCGTACGTGACCTCAAGAAGCTGGGACTCTGGGACGAAGTCATGGTCGCCGACCTGAAATACTTCGACGGTAGTCTGTCCCGCATCGATCGCATCCCGACCGATTTGCGCACGCTATACGCCACCGCATTTGAAGTGGACACCTCGTGGATTGTTGAGTGTGCCGCACGTCGCCAGAAATGGATCGATCAGGCACAGTCATTAAACATCTACATGGCGGGCGCTTCAGGCAAAAAGCTTGATGACACTTACAAGCTTGCCTGGCTGCGTGGCTTGAAGACAACTTATTACCTGCGTACGTTGGGAGCCACCAGTGCCGAGAAGTCCACAGGCCGTGGTGGTGAGTTAAACGCTGTCAGCATGGGTGCTGGCAGTTCGTCAAGTGCTGCTGCCAGTAGTGCGATGCCCGAGCCGGAAGTGGTGGGTGTGGCCTGCACCATGAGACCAGGTGACCCTGGTTTCGAAGAGTGCGAAGCTTGCCAATAACCCAGACCACGAACACGACAAAGGATAAATCGAGATGTTGAACTGGAACGACGAAATCACCCCAACTGCACAACCATCGGCTACACCAGCGGCTGCTGAGCCCACCGGTTTGCGTCAAGCAACTGGCGTATTCGGCGACGCCGCCATGCCTACCCCCGGAGTCACGCAAAGCGCGACCGCTGACCATGCGCCGACTGGCCCCATGGGCGGTATCGGTGGCGCCGATGCCTCTCAGCAACGTGTCAATGTTGCTGACAAGCGCATCATCAACGCCAAGACCGATGTCAACCAGCTCGTGCCCTTCAAATACAAATGGGCATGGGAGAAGTACTTAGCGACTTGCGCTAACCACTGGATGCCACAAGAGATCAACATGGCGCGTGACATCGCGTTGTGGAAAAACCCCAACGGCTTGACGGAAGACGAGCGTCGCATCGTCAAGCGTAATCTCGGCTTCTTTGTGACGGCCGACTCTCTGGCAGCCAACAATATTGTGCTTGGCACCTACCGCCACATTACTGCCCCCGAATGCCGACAGTTTTTACTGCGTCAGGCATTTGAAGAAGCCATCCACACGCATGCCTATCAGTACATTGTAGAAAGCCTTGATCTGGATGAAGGTGAAATCTTTAACGCCTATAACGAGATTCCGTCCATTCGCGCCAAAGATGAGTTCCTGATTCCTTTTATTGACGTCATCGCTGATCCTAACTTCAACACGGGCACACCGGAAACTGACCAGAAACTCCTGAAGTCTCTGATCGTTTTTGCGTGCCTGATGGAAGGGCTGTTTTTCTACGTTGGTTTTACACAGATTCTGGCGCTTGGCCGTCAAAACAAGATGACTGGCGCTGCCGAACAGTACATGTACATCCTGCGCGATGAGTCCATGCACTGCAATTTTGGTATTGATCTGATTAACACCATCAAACTCGAGAATCCGCACTTATGGACTCCCGAGTTCCGCGAAGAGATTCGCGAGCTGTTTAAACAAGCTGTTGACCTTGAGTACGCTTATGCCGAGGATACGATGCCTCGTGGCGTACTGGGCTTAAACGCGCCGATGTTCAAGTCATATTTGCGTTTCATCGCCAACCGTCGTTGCCAACAGATTGGCATAGAGCCTTTGTTTGCCCAGGAAGAGAATCCCTTCCCGTGGATGGCTGAAATGATTGACTTGAAGAAAGAGCGTAACTTCTTTGAGACGCGTGTCATTGAGTACCAAACCGGTGGTGCCCTAAATTGGGAATAAAGAGCTAGTCAGGTACTGACACGCACGTGCCAAATTTGGTTGGTGACCAGACAAGTTGCCAACCATCGATTGCCAAACGACTCTGATTGAGTGGTTTGGTGGTCGTGCAGAATTCGCTAGAGTCGTCTGTCGGTCGGTACCAGACAGCAGATGGCTTTGGTGAATAGCGCGAGCCTTGTGGTCGACTCCATTGAGTGGATCTCAAGGCGCGCGTTCCATTTAGGTACCTGATCTATAGGAGTAAGACCATGGCAACAGCCAAAAAAGCAGCAAAGAAGGCCGTCAAAAAAGCGGTGAAGAAGGCTCCGGCAAAGAAAGTCGTCGCCAAGAAGGCACCAGCTAAAAAAGTCGTCGCCAAGAAAGCAGTGAAGAAGGTGGTCAAGAAAGTTGCAGCTAAAAAAGCTGTGAAGAAGGCCGTCAAGAAAGTCGCTGCCAAAAAAGCACCGGCTAAAAAAGCCGTCGCTAAAAAAGCGCCTGCCAAAAAAGTAGCTGCTAAGAAAGCGCCCGCCAAAAAAGCTGCCGCTAAGAAAGCCGTCGCTAAAAAAGCGCCCGCCAAAAAAGCGCCTGCTAAGAAAGCAGCCGCTAAAAAGGCACCAGCAAAGAAGGCTACGGCAAAAAAGGCTGTAAAAAAAAGCGCTAAAAAAGCTGCCGTAAGAAAACCTGCTGCCAGCAAGCCCTCAACGGCTGCTGCCCCGGGTGCAAAAACGGCACTGAATCCGGCCGCTTCTTGGCCATTTCCGACCGGCGGCCGTCCGTAAATCGGACGACTGATTAGGTCAACAAACCGCTCGGCATTCACTTGCCGGGCGGTTTTTTGTTGATGTGTCAAAGCATCATGCGACAATGCGGACATGGCAACAATGAGCACAAGGACAGCATCTAAATGACGGGCGACATCCTGACATTTCTGATTGAAATCAGTTTCACGATTCTGGGCGCAGCATTCCTGGCGCGTGCATGGTTGCACGCCATCAGGTTTCATCCCTTTAATCCTTTTGCGCAACTGATCTACCGAATGACAGAGTGGCTATGCAAGCCGCTGCGAGCGGCGCTACCAGCTAGCCGCTCCATCGACTGGGCGAGCTTGCTTGGTGTTTATCTGGTCGCTTTGTTTTATTTGTTTTTTATGTGGGTACTAGCCACTCGCAGCATGCCGCCATCGCAACTGATAGGACCTGGCATGCTGGCGGCTGCGGTCACCATGGGGCGTTGGGCATTAAATCTGGTCATCTGGATGACGCTGATTCAGGCAATACTGTCTTGGGTCAACCCAATGGCGCCTATCATGCCAGTACTGCGAACGCTGACTGATCCAATGCTTGAGCCGATTCGCAGAATACTTCCCAACTTTAGCGGCTTCGATTTTTCTCCTTTAGCACTTCTGATTTTGGCTCAAGTTGCACTGATGGTGCTTAATCGAATCAGCTATACACTCGTTGGGCTGTAGTGGCATGCGACTAGCCCTTGTTCTGAGCTTGACGATTGCTGCCCTATTAACTTCAGTGCAAGCGTCAGCCCAAACGAGCGTGTTTTCGGGGATGATGCGTGGCTCTGACGCAGCGACCATTGCTAGCCAGCAAACACCTCGCCCAGAGGATATTGCGCAACAAATCACGACCTTGCAAGGCGATTTGGCAGACGCCAAGCGTGAAGTGGCATTGCAGCGTGCCCAATTCGAGACGTTTAAACAACAGGCTTCAAGCTTGACGTCGCTGGCACAAAGTCTTCTTGATGTACAAGAGCTCAGCGTCCAGCGTTATCACCACGCGATCGATGGGCTGCACAGCTTGCAACGCCTGATTATGGAAGCGCGCCAGCGACAGCAACAACTGACCGCTTGGCAGCCGCCGGCTGATGGTCCACCGTGGCCATTGCAATTAGCCGATGACACCTACCTCTTGATGACAGAGTCGCGAGTTCTGGCTGATCAATACCTGCTTCATGGACAACTGCTGCAGAACTCGCGCCAGGCCCTGCTAAATGAGAAACAAACACTGGAAGCCCAAATCAGGCAGACTCGATCGGTGCCCGGGACGGCCAGCGATCTGCTTGATCAACGACAAGAGCTCGCCGTGCGATTGCAACAAGCTGAGCTCAAGGCGGTCGATCTAGAGTTGGTATTTGCTGATATTTTTGTTCAAACCAATGACTTAAACCGGGTAATCGCTGAATTAAGCCACCAAATCAGTCGCAAAGATTGGCTCTACATGGATAACCGGTTCTACCTTGATGAGCCTGCCTTTAGCCGGATTGAACAACAAGTACAACAAAACATCACGGGGCTGCTCGTGCAGCAGGAAGGAATCCGCGAAGACAACGACAAGGCGATCGCCGCGTTCAACGAGGCATCGGCAGAGTTACAAAGGATCCAATCGGCAGATACGGTCAACACCGAAACGGTGGTGGCAGCAGAGCGGGCAATGATGCTGGCCAGTGATCAGGCAAAGCTGCAGCGCCTGCGTCGTGACGTCGCTTTTTACCGCTATGAAATGCTGGAAATCACCAAGCAGCTCTGGCAAATTCGCTTCGATCTCTATCAAAACCAACACAGCAGCAGTAATCTCGCTGAGCTCAACACCGTATTTGGGGACATGGCTGCACAGATTGCAGGTTGGGAGCAGTACAACCAGACAGTATCGGCACAAACACAGCGCGAGCGACAAGCATTTCTCGACGGTGCGGTTTTGTCGCCCACTAAAGCTGAGGGAGACTACTTACGAGCACGCGCTGACATCATGCAACAGTACATCGACACCTTGGCGCAAGCCATGTCGCAGCTGACCAGCACACAGTTTCTTTTGAACATCACGCTTAGGGAAGTCGAGACATTTGAGCACCAAGCGCCGTTGTGGCAGCGTGTATTGAACCTTGGCGGTGATGTTGCTGACATTGCGAGCGATATTTGGCATTACGAGATTTTTACGGTGTCCGATACTGTCACCGTTGAAGGACGCCCCATCACCACACTACGAAGTGTCACGGTCGGCAAGAGTATCGGGGCATTGCTGATTCTGGTTGTCGGTCTTTTACTGGTTAAACGAATCGTGTCTAGCGCCATGAACATGGCCTTAAGACGCAACCGAATTGGTGCCAGTACCTCAATCATCATCACTCGGTGGATTTCCCTATTCGCAGGCCTGACACTGATTGTCTTTAGCTTGGTACTCATGGATATCCCCTTGAGTATTTTTGCATTTGCTGGTGGGGCATTAGCAATAGGCATTGGCTTTGGTGCTCAGCACCTGCTGCAGAACCTGATCAGCGGGTTGATTCTCTTACTGGAAAAACCAGTCCGGGTTGGAGACTGGATAGAAATTGGAGGTGTGACCGGAAGCGTTACCTCCATTGGCATTCGCTTCTCCACACTCACTAGTGCCACCGGCACTGAACACCTGATCCCAAATAGTGCTCTCGTACAAGAAAAGCTGGTTAATTGGACCTATTCATCACCGGACGTGCGTCGCGAGGTCCACGTATGGGTCGACTATCGCGCTGATGCACAAACAGTCAGCAATATTCTGATCAATGTGGCAAAAGATCATCCGGTGGTGATGGATGTGCCTGAGCCACGTGTTTTGCTTGACGGCTTTACTGAGCGTGGCATGCAATTCAAATTACAGTTCTGGGCGCCCATGCTAGCGAAGGTGAGCGGCCCGGTTGTCATGAGCGAAATACGCAAAGAGATACACGCTCGATTTACGGAGTACGGTATCGCGTTTGCGCACCCGATGCGATCAATTACGCTAGAACAAAATACGGGAGAACAAACCTGAGGCTAACGCTTTTGCGCCGCCGCTTTACTGGATATGTCAGGGCAGTTTTAAAACAGCGTTAACCCAGTGTTCAGCCACCTGAGGCTGGAACGACTCGAACCGGACCAGCACCGCTGATGACTTGTACCCGAGAACCAATCGCAAGACGCTGATCGTCTTCTTGTGCAATCACACGTGTCTCACCGTTGTCTAGGCGAACCGTGATTTCAACGCCCTGGGTCTTACCAGCTTGTTCTTCGATTTTCTCGCCGGCTAGAGCACCGAGGATAGCCCCACCAACAATGGCCAGGTCACGTCCGGTGCCACCACCGACAGCGCTACCCGCCACGCCACCCAACGCACCACCTGCAATCATGCCTACACCTGAGGAACGATCCTTCTGAATCACCACAGGGCGAAGACCCGTGACCGTACCAAACCGCACGATTTGCTCTGACTGCGCTTGCCCATAGGTGTAAACACCTGCCGAAGCACTAGGGGTGCTACAACCCGAGACATGGATTGATATGGCAAGCACGGCGCCGACAATGGCCAGGCGCTGAAATACCTTCATGGTTGTAAAAGCATTAGTCGTTTGCATGATTCTCTCCCATAGGCTTACTGGAACGGACCAGCCTTACCTCCATTAGAACGCAACACCGAAGTTTTGTTGCATGATCTGGGCAATTTGCTCGCGTGTAGGGGCGTGATTCTGGGGTCCCCGATGTGCTATTTTGATCGAACCCATCACGTTGCCAAGCATGCAGGACTTCTCCCAAGACCAGCCCTGGGTTAGGCCAAATAACAGGCCCGCTCGGTGAGCATCACCACACCCGGTGGGATCAATGACAGCTTGCGGTGAAACCGGCGCGATATCAATAATCTGTCCTTGGGTATATAACGTAGCGCCTTCACCACCACGAGTAACCACCACCGCTTGCAGCGTTTGTGCAAGCTTGTCAATCGACAGGCCTGTGCGCTGCTCAACCACACTGGCTTCGTAATCATTCAGTGCCAATGCGGTTGCTTTGCTAAACACACTCAGCAGGTCATTGCCATCAAACAAAGGCATGGCCTGCCCCAAGTCAAATATAAACGGCGTACCCGCTTGTGCAAACCGGTTGACATGCGCCATCATGCCGGCCTTTGAGTCCGGTGCCACGATCGCCCAACGAGCCTTGTGCTCACCAATATCATTGTCAGCACTTCGATCCATGGCACCTGGATGAAACGCACTGATCTGATTGTCATCAAGATCCGAGGTAATGAAGCACTGCGCGGTAAACATATCCGAATGCACCTTGACATGCCGCGTGTCAATGCCAAACTGAGCAAAGCGTTTGAGATAGTCTTCGGCGTCACTGCCAACCGTTGCCACTGGCAAAGGCTGACCACCGAGTAACTTTAGGTTGTAGGCAATGTTGCCTGCACAGCCACCAAACTCGCGCCGCATTTGCGGCACGAGAAACGACACGCTTAGCGCATGAATTCGGTCAGGCAAGATGTGTTCTTTAAAACGACCATCAAACACCGCAATAGTGTCAAAAGCGACCGACCCGCATATCAAAACTTCATCAGACATAATTGACTACCCGTTACACGGGCCCTATGGAAACCTATGGAAAAAATCGTTCTAGCTCGTAACCGCTAATGCTTAAACCATCAACAGTCAATGGTATGTCTAGGCCCACTTCTTTGCGCGCAATCATGGGGCCCTCAAGCAGATCAGGTGGCAAGAATTCTGATGGTAATAACGCTTTTTTGATAACAGCCGTACCCGAAGCATCTGTGAGCGTCAACATGAGAGCTGGCCAAGGCTGCGGATAAGTGGATCGGTTTTGCAGGGTCAGCCGCAACACATAAGCACGCTGGTTGCCAACAGGCTGGGCATCAGGTGCTTGTTGTAACGATGACCCTACGATAAAGATTCGATCAATCTGCCGAACATAACCGACCTCGCAAGACAACGGCTGACAAAGTTGCACAAGCAATGGTCGCAGACTAGGTGCTGCCGCCACAATGTCATTTCTAAAAACCACCAAGCTCTGGCCGATGATCGCAAGTGCCAATACAATCGATGCCACCAACCACATCACACCAACGCCTTCAGAGACCTCTTCCTCCTCTTCGAGAAACTCGGGCACCTGGCGACCAAAAGCTGACGGATCATCCCCTTTGAGTCGCGACTCACCAAACACCTGTACTTTAGGCTCAGGCACAGGCTCTACCTTCGCATCAGTGAGCGCCTGTGCTCGCGCTGCGATCGCACCCAAACTCGGCTCGCGTGAATCGGGCGTTACAGTTGCCTGCTCAAGGCTACCAAAGCCGGGCTCCTGTCGACCGTATCCTGCAAAACCTGCTGCAGTTGATCGGTCGACACTCGGTATAAATGGACCTTCCTGCCCAAGCGGGGTCGATGTGGTCGATGTCCTGGTCGTCTGAGATGTCAAAGTGCCAGAGAAAACAGAATCCGTTGCAGGTGTACTGCGTGACTCTACTGGCGATGGCTTGGATGCTTTTGTGGGGATGTCATCTGGCTCCACCGGGTCAGGGGCTGGCTTGATCGGCTCGACCAATGCGTTTAACACGGGCGTAGAGGACGGTGCATCAACCGCACTGGC
Protein-coding sequences here:
- a CDS encoding glycine zipper 2TM domain-containing protein, which codes for MQTTNAFTTMKVFQRLAIVGAVLAISIHVSGCSTPSASAGVYTYGQAQSEQIVRFGTVTGLRPVVIQKDRSSGVGMIAGGALGGVAGSAVGGGTGRDLAIVGGAILGALAGEKIEEQAGKTQGVEITVRLDNGETRVIAQEDDQRLAIGSRVQVISGAGPVRVVPASGG
- a CDS encoding carbohydrate kinase family protein, with translation MSDEVLICGSVAFDTIAVFDGRFKEHILPDRIHALSVSFLVPQMRREFGGCAGNIAYNLKLLGGQPLPVATVGSDAEDYLKRFAQFGIDTRHVKVHSDMFTAQCFITSDLDDNQISAFHPGAMDRSADNDIGEHKARWAIVAPDSKAGMMAHVNRFAQAGTPFIFDLGQAMPLFDGNDLLSVFSKATALALNDYEASVVEQRTGLSIDKLAQTLQAVVVTRGGEGATLYTQGQIIDIAPVSPQAVIDPTGCGDAHRAGLLFGLTQGWSWEKSCMLGNVMGSIKIAHRGPQNHAPTREQIAQIMQQNFGVAF
- a CDS encoding DUF3426 domain-containing protein, giving the protein MAQDSAASAVDAPSSTPVLNALVEPIKPAPDPVEPDDIPTKASKPSPVESRSTPATDSVFSGTLTSQTTRTSTTSTPLGQEGPFIPSVDRSTAAGFAGYGRQEPGFGSLEQATVTPDSREPSLGAIAARAQALTDAKVEPVPEPKVQVFGESRLKGDDPSAFGRQVPEFLEEEEEVSEGVGVMWLVASIVLALAIIGQSLVVFRNDIVAAAPSLRPLLVQLCQPLSCEVGYVRQIDRIFIVGSSLQQAPDAQPVGNQRAYVLRLTLQNRSTYPQPWPALMLTLTDASGTAVIKKALLPSEFLPPDLLEGPMIARKEVGLDIPLTVDGLSISGYELERFFP